The following are from one region of the Actinopolyspora halophila DSM 43834 genome:
- a CDS encoding type III-B CRISPR module-associated Cmr3 family protein, protein MNEYARVTVRLDETVVAGRNPRADSRQDTHEHIPGSVLRGALAAVWIQRHGTGITTTPEFTRIFEGEGGFGPLHCPASLPVPLSMRTHKYPHTNRCRQLWWDEARYETADFCPTADCASPLETGKGEPRGTVRTVDRTMNAMSPDGVTLDGGLYSQRALPDELRLTGWVHGDALRALYPDDTPVTELLLGSRRSLRGHATVEIDTETVPDPVECHGNEVILRLASPGVFVDEYGMPTDQPDREELSEVLGVRIQEITGSWPRWEETGGWHAASGLPKPVERVVSAGSTYRLRCEQPPTEQARRLLMTRGIGLRRREGFGGLYRIDPPVGIAELTSRIAPLTRSSRLLSLFRYRLDPLRNGTGDDTRFHNALRRDDIEEDIATAIRTLLDVEDPALYEQLLDFLDNLLENKR, encoded by the coding sequence TTGAACGAGTACGCACGAGTCACCGTCCGCCTCGACGAGACGGTCGTGGCAGGCAGGAACCCCCGCGCCGACTCGCGTCAGGACACCCACGAGCACATCCCCGGCTCGGTGCTGCGCGGAGCCCTGGCGGCGGTGTGGATCCAACGCCACGGAACCGGGATCACCACCACCCCCGAATTCACCCGGATCTTCGAGGGCGAGGGCGGTTTCGGCCCGCTGCACTGCCCGGCGAGCCTGCCGGTGCCGCTGTCGATGCGCACGCACAAGTACCCGCACACGAACAGGTGCCGCCAACTGTGGTGGGACGAAGCCCGCTACGAGACCGCCGACTTCTGCCCCACCGCGGACTGCGCGAGCCCGCTGGAAACCGGCAAGGGCGAACCCCGCGGCACCGTGCGGACCGTGGACCGCACCATGAACGCGATGTCACCCGACGGGGTGACACTCGACGGCGGGCTGTACAGCCAGCGGGCACTGCCCGACGAACTGCGGCTGACCGGCTGGGTGCACGGCGACGCGCTGCGGGCGCTGTACCCCGACGACACCCCGGTCACCGAGCTGCTGCTGGGCTCGCGGCGCAGCCTGCGCGGGCACGCCACCGTCGAGATCGACACCGAAACCGTCCCCGATCCCGTGGAGTGCCACGGCAACGAGGTGATCCTGCGGCTGGCCTCACCCGGGGTATTCGTCGACGAGTACGGGATGCCCACCGACCAGCCCGACCGGGAGGAACTGTCCGAAGTGCTGGGCGTGCGGATCCAGGAGATCACCGGTTCGTGGCCCCGCTGGGAAGAGACCGGAGGCTGGCACGCAGCCAGCGGCCTGCCCAAACCCGTCGAACGGGTGGTCTCCGCAGGCTCCACCTACCGGCTGCGGTGCGAACAGCCACCCACCGAACAGGCCCGGCGCCTGCTGATGACCCGCGGCATCGGGCTGCGCCGCCGAGAAGGCTTCGGCGGGCTCTACCGCATCGACCCTCCCGTCGGGATCGCCGAGCTGACCAGCAGGATCGCTCCGCTGACCCGGAGCTCCCGCCTGCTTTCCCTCTTCCGGTACCGGCTCGACCCGCTCCGGAACGGAACCGGCGACGACACCCGATTCCACAACGCACTCCGCAGAGACGACATCGAGGAGGACATCGCCACCGCGATACGCACCCTGCTCGACGTCGAGGACCCCGCCCTCTACGAGCAGCTGCTGGACTTTCTCGACAACCTCCTGGAGAACAAACGGTGA
- the cas6e gene encoding type I-E CRISPR-associated protein Cas6/Cse3/CasE has product MPFLSRIRINPFREQSRKLLTSPRKLHGAVLAGLPDFSGEQRVLWRLDAGGSHRPELVVLTVGVPDWMHLVEQAGWPQAEGRHYTVRDYAPVLDGLSEGREFVFRVTANPVQNTSSPDKPGSAGEEGGSAGRQRGRRMGHRTAAAQRGWFLERAHRWGFEVVAASTEGASEEAVEAAAEGEPARGEPREVRITDRKRHSFVKNGRGPKVVLTTATFEGRLRVVDRQVFAKTLVTGIGPGKAYGCGLLTLADPEQV; this is encoded by the coding sequence GTTGCTGACCAGTCCGCGCAAGCTTCACGGGGCCGTCCTCGCGGGGTTGCCGGACTTTTCCGGGGAGCAGCGGGTGTTGTGGCGGTTGGACGCGGGTGGTTCGCACCGTCCCGAGTTGGTGGTGCTCACTGTCGGGGTCCCGGACTGGATGCATCTGGTGGAGCAGGCGGGCTGGCCGCAGGCTGAGGGGCGGCACTACACCGTGCGGGATTACGCTCCGGTGCTGGACGGTTTGAGTGAGGGGCGGGAGTTCGTCTTCCGGGTGACGGCCAATCCGGTGCAGAACACCAGCAGCCCGGACAAGCCCGGTTCCGCCGGTGAGGAGGGCGGTTCCGCCGGGCGGCAGCGTGGTCGGCGGATGGGGCATCGCACCGCGGCCGCGCAACGCGGGTGGTTCCTGGAGCGTGCTCACCGGTGGGGCTTCGAAGTCGTGGCCGCCTCGACGGAGGGAGCTTCGGAGGAGGCCGTGGAGGCCGCTGCGGAGGGGGAGCCTGCGCGGGGTGAGCCGCGGGAGGTGCGCATCACCGACCGGAAGCGGCATTCCTTCGTCAAGAACGGGCGTGGGCCCAAGGTGGTGTTGACCACCGCGACTTTCGAGGGAAGATTGCGCGTGGTCGATCGGCAGGTCTTCGCCAAGACTCTGGTCACCGGGATCGGCCCCGGCAAGGCCTACGGGTGTGGTCTGCTCACCCTGGCGGATCCGGAGCAGGTCTAG
- a CDS encoding phenazine-specific anthranilate synthase component I — MSTEDTETTGSAAELINRLRSVDCPPFALLRRWDPEHDEPGSVEVLIGPITTVEHLSEIPLPQGAPDHGAGHDALALVPFRQIRERGFDCHDDGTPLRVLRVEESHRLDTRDVLDALPDHELALHEDGFDVDDETYAATVKRIVHDEIATGEGANFVIRRDFTARIHDHSTDSALTLFRRLLRAEHGSYWTFLVRAGPETDEHGGRTLVGASPEVHVRLDDGEAVMNPISGTYRYPDTGPDRAGLLRFLADPKENAELSMVLDEELKMMSAVGDRGGRVHGPYLREMAHLAHTEFEIRGRTGMDARDVLRETSFAATVTGSPLENACRVIRRYEPSGRGYYAGALALFSRDSGGGQRLDSPILIRAADIAPDGRVRVPVGATLVRDSEPSSEVAETWTKAAGVLTALGVRRRTATTTNPARPDGGFARDPLVAARLAARRDSLASFWLRPREELPAPAGQALIIDTGDSFTAMLAQVFRSLGLNPIVRGYATPPDELLDTRAELTVLGPGPGNPDDQDDTRMLRLRELAHQLVHRARTDEHPLLGVCLGHQLIGRELGLPLLRKPQPHQGLQRDIDLFGQRSTVGFYNSFTAHADDATATRLHTSGIELSRDADSGEVYAFRAPNIAGVQFHPESVLTLDGRTTVHELVQRLAPGLVGS; from the coding sequence ATGAGCACCGAGGACACCGAAACGACCGGCTCCGCCGCCGAACTGATCAACCGCCTGCGCTCCGTCGACTGCCCGCCCTTCGCGCTGCTGCGCCGCTGGGACCCCGAGCACGACGAACCCGGATCCGTCGAAGTGCTCATCGGGCCGATCACCACGGTCGAACACCTCTCCGAGATCCCACTACCGCAGGGCGCTCCCGACCACGGCGCCGGGCACGACGCCCTCGCGCTCGTGCCGTTCCGCCAGATCCGCGAACGCGGCTTCGACTGCCACGACGACGGCACCCCGCTGCGGGTCCTCCGGGTCGAGGAAAGCCACCGGCTCGACACCCGCGACGTGCTCGACGCCCTGCCCGACCACGAGCTCGCACTGCACGAGGACGGTTTCGACGTCGACGACGAAACCTACGCGGCGACCGTCAAGCGCATCGTGCACGACGAGATCGCCACCGGCGAAGGGGCGAACTTCGTGATCCGGCGCGACTTCACCGCCCGGATCCACGACCACAGCACCGACTCGGCCCTGACCCTGTTCCGCAGGCTGCTGCGGGCCGAACACGGCTCCTACTGGACGTTCCTCGTGCGCGCAGGCCCCGAGACCGACGAGCACGGCGGGCGAACGCTGGTGGGCGCCAGCCCCGAAGTGCACGTGCGGCTGGACGACGGCGAGGCGGTGATGAACCCGATCAGCGGCACCTACCGCTACCCCGACACCGGCCCCGACCGCGCAGGCCTGCTGCGGTTCCTCGCCGACCCCAAGGAGAACGCGGAACTGTCGATGGTGCTCGACGAGGAACTGAAGATGATGTCGGCGGTCGGCGACCGCGGCGGCCGCGTGCACGGGCCCTACCTGCGAGAAATGGCGCACCTGGCCCACACGGAGTTCGAGATCCGCGGCCGCACCGGGATGGACGCGCGCGACGTCCTCCGCGAGACCTCGTTCGCCGCCACCGTCACCGGAAGCCCGCTGGAGAACGCCTGCCGCGTGATACGCCGCTACGAGCCCTCCGGCCGCGGCTACTACGCCGGGGCGCTGGCGCTGTTCTCCCGCGACTCCGGCGGGGGCCAGCGACTCGACTCGCCCATCCTCATCCGCGCCGCCGACATCGCCCCGGACGGGCGAGTCCGCGTGCCCGTGGGGGCGACCCTGGTGCGGGACTCGGAACCCTCCTCGGAGGTCGCCGAAACCTGGACCAAAGCAGCAGGCGTGCTCACCGCGCTGGGCGTGCGCCGACGAACGGCCACCACCACGAACCCCGCCCGCCCCGACGGGGGCTTCGCGCGGGACCCGCTGGTCGCCGCACGGCTGGCGGCCCGGCGCGACTCGCTGGCCTCCTTCTGGCTGCGCCCGCGGGAAGAACTCCCCGCACCGGCCGGACAAGCCTTGATCATCGACACCGGGGACAGCTTCACCGCCATGCTCGCGCAGGTGTTCCGCTCGCTCGGACTGAACCCGATCGTGCGCGGCTACGCCACCCCACCGGACGAGCTGCTGGACACGCGGGCGGAACTCACCGTGCTCGGGCCCGGCCCCGGCAACCCCGACGACCAGGACGACACCCGCATGCTCCGACTGCGCGAACTGGCCCACCAGCTGGTCCACAGGGCGCGGACGGACGAGCACCCGCTGCTGGGCGTGTGCCTGGGACACCAGCTGATCGGCCGCGAACTCGGGCTGCCCCTGCTCCGCAAACCCCAGCCGCACCAAGGGTTGCAGCGCGACATCGACCTCTTCGGACAGCGCTCCACCGTGGGGTTCTACAACTCCTTCACCGCCCACGCCGACGACGCCACAGCCACGCGACTGCACACCAGCGGGATCGAACTCAGCCGCGATGCGGACAGCGGCGAAGTGTACGCCTTCCGCGCGCCGAACATCGCCGGTGTGCAGTTCCACCCGGAATCCGTGCTCACCCTCGACGGCCGGACGACCGTGCACGAGCTCGTCCAACGGCTCGCTCCGGGACTCGTCGGCAGCTGA
- a CDS encoding RAMP superfamily CRISPR-associated protein, with translation MTSTVEFEIAFHSPFRVSTGHARSGVDATVSREDPLPNTSVKGVMRATATRLLGDDATIVEEVFGSPRVESPWRWGRVTTPDGSTWHRPQAAARLKIDPCTRTASTDMLAISEQTGAELAGFSVTQRHHLPPEELHRHRLVLAVTGQAIHSLGAETRRGLGWVGITCTNVDLDEQAVTDFLELGAS, from the coding sequence ATGACATCCACGGTGGAATTCGAAATCGCCTTTCACAGCCCGTTCCGGGTCTCCACCGGCCACGCCCGCTCCGGAGTGGACGCCACCGTCAGCCGCGAGGACCCGCTGCCCAACACCAGCGTCAAAGGCGTCATGCGCGCCACCGCCACCCGACTGCTCGGCGACGACGCCACGATCGTGGAAGAGGTCTTCGGCTCCCCACGAGTGGAATCCCCGTGGCGCTGGGGCCGCGTCACCACCCCCGACGGCAGCACCTGGCACCGGCCGCAGGCGGCAGCCCGACTGAAGATCGACCCGTGCACCCGAACGGCCAGCACGGACATGCTCGCCATCAGCGAGCAGACCGGGGCCGAGCTGGCCGGGTTCAGCGTCACCCAGCGCCACCACCTGCCGCCGGAGGAACTGCACCGCCACCGGCTGGTGCTGGCCGTGACCGGGCAGGCCATCCACTCGCTGGGGGCCGAGACCCGCCGCGGGCTGGGCTGGGTCGGTATCACCTGCACCAACGTCGACCTGGATGAACAAGCCGTGACGGACTTCCTCGAACTGGGGGCGAGTTGA
- a CDS encoding TIGR03986 family type III CRISPR-associated RAMP protein, producing MNETFVNPYTFVPFPQAGPHRCAPQGHAGRGDLLSGTLVVTLHARTPLLLRGISSAQQPTDLPRRPDGTPMIPGSALKGALRSLHETLAGGCLRVFDEEFTPSYRDSASAREVGSPRMAVVAEHHDERTPPVLRLCTDEARKPRLHQEELARIHREEGPLTSGDRLRVDFDEQTGKPHRAHRDDNGEWVVLLSDTNARRADQPYYAHIRKLPADAKQQQLAPEVWERFRTAVAGTDDLRTARLRHRDEQQPFTEVTFSHKPHGQREAGEFTLGRRDLAAQVLRPGQPVWVHTDGDGTITKLQLGMIWRHPGETPTGERIDKQLLPCDDDQELCPSCRLFGSADTTGEDTPEAQQRSYRGHVRVGDATAVDEVTPHTPTLPPLGAPQPGAGQFYLHNDAKVRGNAANPPLREWGSAADNGQRPRTLRGRKHYWHTPTSEGAPPERGRARNHQHSSEMATEAAAFPAGTRFTARLAFTDLDEAQLGGLLACLLPGELLDRQLWQHVGGGRPLGYGSCTFEVDTAASEIQHSGARYGAAHEPIAPKPERFLEAFRDWARTHAPAARELWPQVAKALDPHTVDPDAVWYPPGAYWQQREHDPENFDKGYAFWERTSGKAMRTDGNVRTGHPLIALPELSEPEQRLPILPETNTGNDNKGVELPNQARHPGDGRKGQR from the coding sequence TTGAACGAGACCTTCGTCAATCCGTACACCTTCGTCCCGTTCCCGCAGGCGGGACCGCACCGCTGCGCGCCGCAGGGACACGCCGGGCGGGGTGACCTGCTGTCCGGCACGCTGGTGGTGACCCTGCACGCGCGGACCCCGCTGCTGCTGCGCGGCATCAGCAGCGCGCAGCAGCCCACCGACCTGCCACGCAGACCCGACGGAACCCCGATGATCCCCGGTTCCGCGCTGAAAGGGGCGCTGCGGTCGCTGCACGAAACCCTGGCCGGGGGGTGCCTGCGCGTGTTCGACGAGGAATTCACGCCCAGCTACCGCGACTCGGCCTCGGCACGCGAAGTCGGCAGCCCACGCATGGCCGTGGTCGCCGAGCACCACGACGAACGAACACCGCCGGTGCTGCGGCTCTGCACCGACGAGGCGCGCAAACCCCGGCTGCACCAGGAGGAACTGGCCCGGATCCACCGCGAGGAAGGCCCGCTGACCTCAGGCGACCGACTGCGGGTCGACTTCGACGAGCAGACCGGGAAACCACACCGGGCCCACCGCGACGACAACGGCGAGTGGGTGGTGCTGCTCAGCGACACCAACGCGCGCCGAGCGGACCAGCCCTACTACGCCCACATCCGCAAACTCCCCGCCGACGCCAAGCAGCAACAGCTCGCCCCCGAGGTCTGGGAACGCTTCCGCACCGCGGTGGCCGGAACCGACGACCTGCGCACCGCCCGACTGCGCCACCGCGACGAGCAGCAGCCCTTCACCGAGGTCACCTTCTCCCACAAACCCCACGGGCAACGCGAAGCCGGCGAATTCACCCTCGGCAGGCGAGACCTGGCCGCGCAGGTGCTGCGCCCGGGACAACCGGTGTGGGTGCACACCGACGGCGACGGCACCATCACCAAACTGCAGCTGGGCATGATCTGGCGCCACCCCGGCGAGACCCCGACGGGCGAGCGGATCGACAAACAGCTGCTGCCCTGCGACGACGACCAGGAGCTGTGCCCGAGCTGCCGCCTGTTCGGCTCCGCCGACACCACGGGCGAGGACACCCCCGAAGCGCAGCAGCGCTCCTACCGGGGGCACGTGCGCGTCGGCGACGCCACAGCCGTCGACGAGGTCACCCCACACACGCCGACACTGCCGCCGCTGGGAGCCCCCCAACCGGGAGCAGGCCAGTTCTACCTGCACAACGACGCCAAGGTCCGCGGCAACGCGGCGAACCCGCCGCTGCGGGAATGGGGCTCGGCCGCCGACAACGGGCAGCGCCCCCGCACCCTCCGAGGCCGCAAGCACTACTGGCACACCCCCACCTCCGAGGGCGCACCACCGGAACGCGGCCGCGCCAGAAACCACCAACACTCCAGCGAGATGGCCACCGAGGCCGCGGCGTTCCCGGCAGGAACCCGGTTCACCGCCAGGCTGGCCTTCACCGACCTCGACGAGGCCCAGCTCGGCGGGCTGCTGGCCTGCCTGCTGCCCGGTGAACTGCTGGACCGGCAGCTGTGGCAGCACGTCGGCGGCGGCCGCCCCCTCGGCTACGGCTCCTGCACCTTCGAAGTCGACACCGCCGCCAGCGAGATCCAGCACTCCGGGGCGCGCTACGGCGCCGCCCACGAACCGATCGCGCCGAAACCGGAACGCTTCCTCGAGGCCTTCCGCGACTGGGCCCGCACGCACGCCCCAGCGGCACGGGAGCTCTGGCCGCAGGTGGCCAAGGCGCTGGATCCGCACACCGTGGACCCGGACGCGGTGTGGTATCCGCCGGGGGCGTACTGGCAGCAGCGCGAACACGACCCCGAAAACTTCGACAAGGGCTACGCGTTCTGGGAACGCACCAGCGGAAAAGCCATGCGCACCGACGGAAACGTGCGTACCGGACACCCGCTGATCGCGCTGCCCGAACTGTCCGAACCCGAACAGCGGTTGCCGATCCTGCCCGAGACCAACACCGGCAACGACAACAAGGGCGTGGAACTGCCCAACCAGGCACGACACCCCGGCGACGGACGGAAAGGCCAACGTTGA
- a CDS encoding RAMP superfamily CRISPR-associated protein, protein MKSALFRIRLRMRSPGGVTAPEASADPGQALRLRRDTSGRVHLPGSTVAGSLRAHCEHYEALAPTETRPGLFGQPPSGEKPEQRRASPVGVLGTLLRSAEQPVTSAPRTSIDRQRGAASNKTLHRAEQLPAGTEFDIVLRWDRPDERFDEFLRALRTWRPGLGRGTSHGAGLSEVVGLGHRVYDLATSRDLLDWLRTATPEDYPEAAPCEPHAPRNRLLDVELAIVDGIHIGIGGTDEEPDANPESTEGVEDVPKVSRVLRRDGQFLIPGTSLKGVLRSRVEYICRVVGAPACPEQSCGSCYPCEIFGYGGRSGHSRRSRVAVHDATITAPTLEERRHVAIDRFTGGAAPELLYTDEVLTGGRFRLHVEALEPLDELEQLHTLLLNTALADLHDGLVGIGARTTAGCGTVHVTDPDWQRPREMATLADRLRKESA, encoded by the coding sequence GTGAAAAGCGCGCTGTTCCGCATTCGACTGCGCATGCGCTCGCCCGGCGGAGTGACCGCCCCGGAAGCCTCCGCCGACCCCGGGCAAGCACTGAGGCTGCGCCGGGACACCAGCGGCAGAGTGCACCTTCCCGGATCGACCGTGGCAGGCAGTCTGCGAGCCCACTGCGAACACTACGAGGCACTCGCCCCCACCGAGACCCGACCGGGCCTGTTCGGCCAACCACCCAGCGGGGAAAAACCAGAACAACGCCGAGCCTCGCCGGTCGGCGTGCTGGGCACGCTCCTGCGCTCGGCGGAACAACCCGTCACGAGCGCCCCGCGCACCTCCATCGACCGGCAACGCGGCGCGGCCTCCAACAAAACGCTGCACCGGGCCGAACAACTGCCCGCGGGCACCGAGTTCGACATCGTGCTGCGCTGGGACCGTCCCGACGAGCGGTTCGACGAGTTCCTGCGGGCGCTGCGCACGTGGCGGCCCGGGCTCGGCCGCGGAACCAGCCACGGAGCAGGACTGTCCGAGGTGGTCGGACTCGGCCACCGCGTCTACGACCTGGCCACCAGCCGGGACCTGCTGGACTGGCTGCGGACAGCAACCCCGGAGGACTACCCGGAAGCGGCACCGTGCGAACCGCACGCCCCGCGCAACCGACTGCTCGACGTGGAACTGGCCATCGTCGACGGGATCCACATCGGCATCGGCGGCACCGACGAGGAGCCCGACGCGAACCCCGAGAGCACCGAGGGCGTCGAGGACGTGCCCAAGGTCAGCCGGGTGCTGCGCCGGGACGGCCAGTTCCTGATCCCCGGAACCAGCCTCAAGGGAGTGCTGCGTTCCCGCGTGGAATACATCTGCCGCGTGGTCGGCGCCCCGGCCTGCCCCGAGCAGAGCTGCGGAAGCTGCTACCCGTGCGAGATCTTCGGCTACGGCGGACGCAGCGGGCACTCCCGCCGCTCCCGCGTGGCAGTGCACGACGCCACCATCACCGCCCCCACCCTGGAAGAACGCAGGCACGTGGCCATCGACCGGTTCACCGGAGGCGCCGCCCCTGAGCTGCTCTACACCGACGAAGTGCTCACCGGCGGCCGGTTCCGACTCCACGTCGAGGCACTCGAACCGCTCGACGAACTCGAACAGCTCCACACGCTGCTACTGAACACCGCGCTCGCCGACCTGCACGACGGGCTCGTCGGCATCGGCGCGCGCACCACCGCCGGGTGCGGAACCGTCCACGTCACCGACCCCGACTGGCAACGCCCCCGAGAAATGGCCACCCTGGCCGACCGGCTGCGTAAGGAATCCGCATGA
- a CDS encoding Cas10/Cmr2 second palm domain-containing protein: protein MNTYLDVAVIRIQSWLTRVPHLRGRRGASAMIRRATDPETIDSLLAGKQHLAQRCAEAGHIDGVVPLQLHSDDAETTAWAEQHVIRHLRELLPGASLHTSLRRGTDRQQSQHSGTTVREREWPPVVSEWPPGKQCDWCHVWPACQHRETGSGADKKWEALCPDCLGRDDNAGYATSSKQDLVPGTEHELLERWEKQDFGTPAKVPDKFPELVTFGPPEDNTHLATVYADGNAISLFGRQLRATPTRKGEAGFDMPAAIDEATWSGLLHAIRDVTDEPRTTLPISAHFVGGDDVLVSLPAHHAWRFTRTLQERFGTCLRARLDEKGLDTVAAPSLSAAAVFHHHSSPLATAVDLAGELLARTKKHHRGRTAALVWQDITHDGPYDIDRAGIPLATLQNSWDALRELARHGGSTRANLAALARANEHDQLRKHAERLGIAHTLDRFTPESISLLDALGMVRWWKEDA from the coding sequence TTGAACACCTACCTGGACGTGGCGGTGATACGCATCCAGTCGTGGCTGACCCGAGTCCCCCACCTGCGCGGACGCCGCGGCGCCTCGGCGATGATCCGCCGTGCCACCGACCCCGAGACGATCGACTCCCTGCTGGCGGGCAAGCAACACCTGGCACAGCGCTGCGCCGAAGCAGGCCACATCGACGGAGTCGTGCCGCTGCAGCTGCACAGCGACGACGCGGAGACCACCGCGTGGGCCGAACAACACGTGATCCGACACCTGCGTGAACTGCTGCCCGGGGCCTCGCTGCACACCAGCCTGCGCCGGGGCACCGACCGGCAGCAGTCCCAGCACTCCGGCACCACGGTGCGCGAACGGGAATGGCCGCCCGTAGTGTCCGAATGGCCCCCCGGCAAGCAGTGCGACTGGTGCCACGTCTGGCCCGCCTGCCAACACCGCGAAACCGGAAGCGGCGCCGACAAGAAGTGGGAAGCGCTGTGCCCGGACTGCCTGGGCCGGGACGACAACGCGGGCTATGCCACCAGCTCCAAACAGGACCTCGTGCCCGGTACCGAGCACGAGCTGCTGGAACGGTGGGAAAAGCAAGACTTCGGCACACCGGCGAAGGTGCCGGACAAGTTCCCCGAGCTGGTCACCTTCGGCCCACCCGAGGACAACACCCACCTCGCCACCGTCTACGCCGACGGCAACGCCATCAGCCTGTTCGGGCGACAACTCCGCGCCACCCCGACACGGAAAGGCGAGGCGGGATTCGACATGCCCGCCGCCATCGACGAGGCGACCTGGTCCGGACTGCTGCACGCCATCCGGGACGTCACCGACGAGCCCAGGACAACACTGCCGATCAGCGCGCACTTCGTCGGCGGGGACGACGTGCTGGTCAGCCTGCCCGCCCACCACGCGTGGCGGTTCACGCGCACCCTGCAGGAGCGGTTCGGGACGTGCCTGCGCGCCAGGCTGGACGAGAAAGGCCTGGACACGGTCGCGGCTCCGAGCCTGTCAGCCGCCGCGGTGTTCCACCACCACTCGAGCCCGCTGGCCACGGCGGTGGACCTGGCCGGGGAACTACTCGCCCGCACCAAGAAACACCACCGCGGGAGGACAGCCGCGCTGGTCTGGCAGGACATCACCCACGACGGTCCCTACGACATCGACCGCGCCGGGATCCCACTGGCCACCCTGCAGAACTCGTGGGACGCCCTGCGGGAACTGGCCCGGCACGGCGGCTCCACCCGCGCGAATCTCGCCGCCCTGGCCCGCGCGAACGAGCACGACCAACTCCGCAAGCACGCCGAACGGCTGGGGATCGCGCACACCCTCGACCGCTTCACCCCGGAGTCGATAAGCCTGCTCGACGCGCTGGGCATGGTGCGCTGGTGGAAGGAGGACGCATGA